In Deinococcus puniceus, one genomic interval encodes:
- the rnpA gene encoding ribonuclease P protein component: MQERPRRPVALDSLRGDREFRKVRQHGVAVRDPLFTLRLTEYRPRHGETWQPRAIIGVVISKKTLKRAVDRNRARRRVREALRTLPGGLPPCRAILLPNPGVLTATFPALQAALIRSLAKAPGRVKKGAGGQKGGNSGRPQPVPVPVIQAVTPGDPSV; this comes from the coding sequence CTTTACGTGGTGACCGGGAGTTCCGTAAAGTGCGCCAGCATGGGGTGGCGGTGCGCGATCCGCTGTTTACCCTGCGCCTCACCGAGTACCGCCCCCGACACGGCGAAACGTGGCAGCCCCGCGCCATCATCGGTGTGGTTATCTCCAAAAAAACCTTGAAACGCGCTGTAGACCGCAACCGTGCCCGCCGCCGGGTGCGTGAGGCGCTGCGAACCCTGCCGGGGGGCCTGCCGCCTTGCCGGGCTATTTTGCTGCCCAATCCGGGCGTCCTCACGGCCACGTTTCCGGCGCTGCAAGCCGCCCTGATCCGGAGCCTCGCCAAAGCACCGGGCCGGGTCAAAAAAGGCGCGGGCGGGCAAAAGGGCGGGAACTCTGGCCGCCCTCAGCCCGTACCTGTCCCTGTGATCCAAGCTGTGACTCCGGGCGACCCCTCCGTATGA
- a CDS encoding C39 family peptidase, which produces MSLRSLSSLLLLTCSGLAGAASALSSSSLPPFASVPSIRHEYQRLNNCGPVTVGMALSRWGGTLTQYQIAPVLKPNGGDVNVTPPELAAFARKQGMQTHLAVNGSRALLKRLLAAGFPVIVETWFVTADSGGMGHYRILNGYDDTKQKFTALDSYLGKLSFTYAQLDELWRAFGRTYLVVSPPEREEELRGLLGFRADPVLAKREALRVAVAEAGRKNDAIAWLNVGNARLALGDSRGAVRAYDQAFASRPDATLDPTRPARTVGGLPWRTLWYSFGPLEAYTRTGRTADVLRLTNAVLQDAPAHEEALYWRGRALAAQGQSAKAKAAYREALRVRPSFAAARVALAGLNAGT; this is translated from the coding sequence ATGAGCCTCCGCTCTCTGTCCTCTTTGCTGCTGCTGACCTGCTCCGGTTTGGCGGGGGCGGCTTCTGCGCTGTCCTCCTCTTCCCTGCCCCCATTTGCCAGCGTGCCCAGCATCCGGCACGAATACCAACGCCTGAACAACTGCGGCCCGGTCACGGTGGGCATGGCCCTGAGTCGCTGGGGCGGCACGCTGACGCAGTATCAGATTGCGCCGGTGCTAAAGCCCAACGGCGGGGACGTGAACGTGACGCCGCCCGAGTTGGCTGCATTTGCCCGCAAGCAGGGGATGCAAACGCACTTGGCAGTCAATGGGAGCCGCGCCCTGCTGAAGCGCCTGTTGGCCGCCGGATTCCCCGTGATCGTGGAAACGTGGTTTGTGACGGCAGACAGCGGCGGCATGGGCCATTACCGCATCCTCAACGGCTACGACGATACCAAACAAAAATTCACGGCACTGGATTCCTACTTGGGCAAACTGAGTTTTACCTATGCCCAGTTGGACGAACTGTGGCGGGCCTTCGGGCGCACGTACTTGGTGGTCTCGCCGCCGGAGCGTGAGGAAGAGTTGCGCGGCTTGCTGGGCTTCCGGGCCGATCCGGTGCTGGCAAAACGGGAAGCCTTGCGGGTGGCGGTGGCCGAAGCAGGCCGCAAGAATGACGCGATTGCGTGGCTGAACGTGGGCAATGCACGGCTGGCCTTGGGTGACTCTCGCGGCGCAGTGCGGGCCTACGATCAGGCTTTTGCCAGCCGCCCCGATGCCACGCTTGATCCCACTCGGCCTGCGCGCACGGTGGGCGGTTTGCCTTGGCGCACGCTCTGGTATTCCTTCGGGCCGCTGGAGGCCTACACCCGCACGGGCCGCACCGCCGATGTGCTGCGCCTGACAAACGCCGTGCTGCAAGACGCCCCCGCCCACGAAGAAGCCCTGTATTGGCGGGGCCGCGCGTTGGCCGCACAGGGTCAGAGCGCCAAAGCCAAAGCCGCCTACCGCGAGGCGCTGAGGGTTAGGCCCTCGTTCGCGGCGGCGCGGGTGGCGTTGGCAGGACTGAACGCGGGAACGTAG
- the pdhA gene encoding pyruvate dehydrogenase (acetyl-transferring) E1 component subunit alpha, producing MTNLSPSDTAASDTAAPTPDALADFPRHAPATDIPFQLLAPDGTAPNPDALPDPQIRLSLYRHMRRIRHFDERGWVLYRTGRLGVFPPFKGMEGSQVGTAAALTSDDWLFPTYRDTGAALTLGLPIARTLAYWRTSPHGWHMPENLKVLPFYIPIATQYPHAVGAALAEQRKGTKNVAMAYIGDGGSSEGDFHEALNFAGALNAPCIFILQNNGWAISVPTRTQTRAVNLARRADGYGIPGVRVDGNDVLATYQVTVEAVARARAGQGPTLIETVTYRIAAHTVADDPTRYRTDADTAGWAEKDPITRLRLHLLAEGILTEESDAALLKEIAEEFEAALNEADTYPEPEPAEILDHVFAEPTPQLVAQRAEILREVGE from the coding sequence CGCCTCTGATACTGCTGCGCCCACGCCGGACGCTTTGGCCGACTTTCCCCGGCACGCGCCCGCCACCGACATTCCTTTTCAGTTGCTCGCGCCAGACGGCACCGCGCCCAACCCCGACGCCCTGCCCGATCCTCAGATTCGCCTGAGCCTGTACCGCCACATGCGCCGAATCCGGCACTTCGATGAGCGCGGCTGGGTGCTGTACCGCACGGGACGGCTGGGTGTATTTCCACCGTTTAAGGGCATGGAAGGCAGTCAAGTGGGCACGGCGGCGGCCCTGACTTCTGACGATTGGCTGTTTCCGACCTACCGCGATACGGGCGCGGCCCTGACGCTGGGCCTGCCGATTGCCCGCACGCTGGCCTACTGGCGCACCAGCCCGCACGGGTGGCACATGCCGGAAAATCTGAAAGTCTTGCCCTTTTACATCCCGATTGCCACGCAGTACCCGCACGCGGTGGGCGCAGCCTTGGCCGAGCAGCGCAAGGGAACGAAGAATGTGGCGATGGCCTACATCGGAGACGGGGGCAGCAGCGAGGGCGACTTTCACGAGGCGCTGAATTTTGCGGGCGCACTGAACGCGCCGTGCATCTTTATTTTGCAGAACAACGGCTGGGCCATCAGCGTGCCCACCCGCACCCAGACCCGCGCCGTGAACTTGGCCCGCCGCGCCGATGGCTACGGCATTCCCGGTGTGCGCGTAGACGGCAACGATGTGCTGGCGACCTATCAGGTGACGGTGGAAGCGGTGGCCCGCGCCCGCGCCGGACAGGGGCCAACCCTGATCGAAACCGTGACCTACCGGATTGCCGCGCACACGGTGGCCGACGATCCCACCCGCTACCGCACCGACGCCGATACCGCAGGCTGGGCCGAAAAAGACCCGATTACGCGCCTGCGCCTTCATCTGCTGGCCGAAGGGATTTTGACCGAAGAGAGCGACGCCGCCCTGCTGAAAGAGATTGCCGAGGAGTTTGAAGCCGCGCTGAACGAGGCCGACACCTACCCGGAACCCGAACCCGCCGAGATTCTGGATCATGTGTTTGCCGAGCCGACGCCGCAGCTAGTGGCGCAGCGGGCCGAGATTCTGCGTGAGGTAGGGGAATGA
- the yidC gene encoding membrane protein insertase YidC, which produces MKPKHLLPLTAVGLLLLTGCGTTGPLPSFNNAIKPEWIRADFDGLPGDEFIATSNLQDVVFNDRGEVIGWYVKLYAGTPFIKKDSTGKYDFTALKAQRSIMNLVGQPSVQGEGAAAFPADRRAFALTGGPLDPAQPAEATAPQLTQSLPQNRQDAVFRYTQGGATVTKTVTLRPRSFKVDVKTTVTGGPERVTMLFPGLAKAANPRVQAVPVGGQPASVQGSGTTTVQNIQYAAIQEVGGTFGPGQNAHALIVRPQAGTNADATLTGGAQSLLSVTLPAASTVEVFGGRNELIHLYQSGYTTLPGLFAPNIFGQISLWIVKLMEAMYKVLPNWGLVLILLTVLLRLVMWPLMQAQGRTTARMQVMQPKIKEVQDKYKDRKDPDSQRAMQQEMQQVYRDYNFNPAGCFSTFVPFPVLIALWSTIRNFEFDSGFLWLPDLAIPDPLYILALIYLIVNIGQLYVMTRKNPAMFRQQAFIYLIFLYFALTFPAGVTIYIIFSTLIGIGQQILINKQVEKETASIGTTVVQKTPMRPAKVAKTIDAPKK; this is translated from the coding sequence ATGAAACCAAAACATCTGCTTCCGCTGACTGCCGTAGGTTTGCTGCTCCTGACCGGATGCGGTACTACTGGCCCGCTTCCTTCCTTCAACAACGCGATCAAGCCCGAATGGATCAGGGCCGATTTCGACGGCCTTCCCGGCGACGAATTTATTGCCACCAGCAACCTTCAAGACGTGGTCTTCAACGACCGGGGCGAGGTCATCGGCTGGTACGTCAAGTTGTACGCGGGCACGCCGTTCATCAAAAAAGACAGCACTGGCAAGTACGATTTCACGGCCCTGAAAGCGCAGCGCAGCATCATGAATCTGGTGGGGCAACCCAGCGTGCAGGGCGAGGGAGCCGCTGCCTTCCCCGCAGACCGCCGGGCGTTTGCGCTCACCGGTGGGCCACTTGACCCAGCCCAACCCGCCGAGGCCACCGCGCCGCAACTGACGCAGAGCCTGCCCCAGAACCGTCAGGACGCCGTGTTCCGCTACACGCAGGGCGGCGCAACCGTGACCAAAACGGTGACGCTGCGGCCCCGCTCCTTCAAGGTGGATGTAAAAACCACCGTGACGGGCGGCCCGGAGCGCGTGACCATGCTGTTCCCCGGCCTTGCCAAAGCGGCCAATCCCCGCGTGCAGGCCGTGCCTGTGGGGGGCCAACCGGCCAGCGTGCAGGGCAGCGGCACCACCACCGTGCAAAACATCCAGTACGCCGCGATTCAGGAAGTGGGCGGCACCTTCGGCCCCGGCCAGAACGCCCACGCCCTGATCGTGCGCCCGCAGGCCGGAACCAACGCCGACGCTACCCTGACTGGCGGCGCACAGTCGCTGCTCAGCGTGACCCTGCCCGCCGCCAGCACCGTGGAAGTCTTCGGTGGCCGCAACGAACTGATTCACCTGTACCAGAGCGGCTACACCACTTTGCCTGGCCTGTTCGCCCCCAATATCTTCGGTCAGATCAGCCTGTGGATCGTCAAGCTGATGGAAGCCATGTACAAGGTGCTGCCCAACTGGGGCCTCGTGCTGATCCTGCTGACCGTCCTGCTGCGCCTCGTGATGTGGCCGCTGATGCAGGCGCAGGGCCGCACCACCGCCCGGATGCAGGTCATGCAGCCCAAGATCAAGGAAGTGCAGGACAAGTACAAAGACCGCAAAGACCCCGACTCGCAGCGGGCGATGCAGCAGGAAATGCAGCAGGTCTACCGCGATTACAACTTCAATCCGGCGGGCTGCTTCAGTACCTTCGTGCCGTTCCCTGTCCTCATCGCGCTGTGGTCGACCATCCGTAACTTCGAGTTCGACAGCGGCTTCCTGTGGCTGCCTGACCTCGCCATTCCCGATCCGCTGTACATCTTGGCCCTGATCTACCTGATCGTGAACATCGGCCAGTTGTACGTGATGACCCGCAAGAACCCGGCGATGTTCCGCCAACAGGCCTTCATCTACCTTATCTTCCTGTATTTCGCCCTGACCTTCCCCGCAGGCGTGACGATCTACATTATCTTCAGCACCCTGATCGGTATTGGTCAGCAAATCCTGATCAACAAGCAAGTCGAGAAGGAAACCGCCAGCATCGGGACGACAGTGGTACAGAAAACGCCGATGCGTCCGGCCAAAGTCGCTAAGACGATAGACGCACCTAAGAAGTAA
- a CDS encoding alpha-ketoacid dehydrogenase subunit beta has protein sequence MTATQTPPATSSTTRTMVAAINDALAIALERDPTTYLFGEDVGVMGGVFRASDGLQARFGTDRVFDTPLAEASIVGMGIGMGLAGLRPIAEIQFAGFMYPALDQILSHLGRYRHRTRSRYSLPMVIRAPYGGGVHTPEQHADSPEAILAHVPGVKVVIPSTPTDAKGLLLAAIEDPDPVFFLEAIKLYRSTKESVPDGHYTIPLGKARVVTEGDDVTVITYGGMVEVSVKAAEAARAHGIGVEVIDLRTLVPMDLETVLNSVAKTGRAVVVTEAPRTGGFHSEISANIAEHAIDSLRAPILRVTGYDAPYPPFTAIEDVYRPNALRVARAIRTVMGY, from the coding sequence ATGACCGCCACCCAGACTCCTCCCGCTACTTCCTCCACCACCCGGACGATGGTGGCCGCCATCAACGACGCGCTCGCCATCGCCCTAGAGCGCGACCCCACGACCTACCTGTTTGGCGAGGACGTGGGCGTCATGGGCGGCGTATTCCGCGCCTCGGACGGCTTGCAGGCGCGGTTCGGCACAGACCGGGTGTTCGATACCCCGCTGGCCGAGGCGAGCATCGTAGGCATGGGCATCGGCATGGGACTGGCGGGGCTGCGGCCTATTGCCGAGATTCAGTTCGCGGGCTTCATGTACCCGGCGCTCGATCAAATCTTGTCGCATCTGGGCCGTTACCGCCACCGCACCCGCAGCCGCTACAGCCTGCCGATGGTCATTCGTGCGCCCTACGGCGGCGGCGTGCATACTCCAGAGCAGCACGCCGACAGCCCCGAAGCGATTTTGGCGCACGTGCCGGGCGTGAAAGTGGTGATTCCCAGCACGCCTACCGACGCCAAAGGCCTCCTTCTGGCCGCCATAGAAGACCCTGATCCGGTGTTTTTCTTGGAAGCCATCAAGCTGTACCGCAGCACCAAAGAAAGCGTGCCAGACGGCCATTACACCATTCCGCTGGGCAAAGCTCGGGTGGTGACGGAAGGCGACGACGTGACGGTCATCACTTACGGCGGCATGGTAGAAGTCAGTGTGAAGGCCGCCGAAGCTGCCCGCGCTCACGGCATCGGCGTAGAAGTCATCGACCTGCGAACGCTGGTGCCGATGGACTTGGAAACGGTGCTGAATTCGGTGGCGAAGACGGGCCGCGCCGTCGTCGTGACTGAAGCGCCCCGCACCGGCGGCTTTCACTCCGAAATCAGCGCCAACATTGCTGAACACGCCATAGACAGCCTCCGCGCACCGATCCTGCGCGTGACTGGCTATGACGCACCTTACCCACCGTTTACCGCCATCGAGGACGTGTACCGCCCGAACGCGCTGCGGGTGGCGCGGGCCATTCGGACGGTGATGGGGTACTGA
- the yidD gene encoding membrane protein insertion efficiency factor YidD — MKQTAPTSAPAARVPSPGLVARGMVRVVRGYQRKLSPLKPVPTCRFVPTCSQYALEAIERFGAVRGGWLAAWRVMRCNPLVPGGFDPVPSSFPAHLGSAARTPAADPAHPTAGKPKP, encoded by the coding sequence ATGAAACAGACCGCGCCAACCTCTGCTCCCGCCGCCCGCGTTCCCTCTCCGGGGCTGGTGGCGCGGGGCATGGTGCGCGTGGTGCGCGGCTATCAGCGCAAGCTCTCTCCGCTGAAACCCGTACCCACTTGCCGCTTTGTACCGACCTGTTCGCAGTACGCTCTAGAGGCGATTGAACGCTTCGGGGCCGTGCGGGGCGGGTGGCTGGCCGCGTGGCGGGTCATGCGCTGCAATCCATTGGTGCCGGGCGGCTTCGACCCGGTGCCGAGTTCATTCCCGGCCCATCTCGGCTCGGCGGCCCGCACCCCTGCGGCTGACCCGGCCCATCCCACCGCTGGAAAACCCAAACCATGA